The region aaattacaCCTTAAATGAAGTTTTATACTATAATATATACAAGACATCActcttaattttaaatatgaggacatatttatacttttttaaaattaatattttgtgtaagagcttaaatagaaaaaaaaattagtttaaatgtgCAGTGGAACAAAAATTAGTTAGTTGGGTCAAAATACATAAACGAGAAACATTAAATTTTGAAGTGTTGGTCTTAAAATACAAGTTGAGGGAGTGGGATGACCTTTTAGTCGTAACGAAATTAACTGTTTAATTGGATATTTTTCTCCATGCACTACTGGTGTCTTTCTTCAAGATTTTCAAGAACTCAGAGAATTCAACAACAAAAACCCAAAAAAAGACTTACACTCATAATAATCTTCTTGAACCCTTAAAGGCTTCTCTCTTGTTTccagtacaagaacaagaattCTCTTGAACTAACTACTCTTCTTGCTTCTCAAGACAAAATTGCGTTAAATAATTGTATGGAGATGTGGGAGCaaaccctgtacgaactggaaCAAGCGCCTGATGATCCAGAGATGGCAAGAAAACATTTCTCTCTTGTTTCCaatgaaaaaaaacaagaatttaCTCCAAATCATATCATCAACATGGCCTGTACCAGAACTTTATACCCTTCTTTATGCTTCAATACTCTATCTTCCATTCAAATTCCCAAGAATTCTGCAACTTTTGGCCACATTCTTGAATTTACAATCAATGAAACTGAGAAATCTGTAGCCACCGCAAGAAAACATGTTACGGGTCTTCTTGGTTTTCAAGATTTGATTTCTCAAGAAAAGATTGCGTTAAAAGATTGTTTGGAGATGTTGGATCAAACCCGTTACGAACTCGAACAAGCACCTGATGATCTTCATGCATTTTATGCATCTAATCTCAAGACTCTGCTAAGTGCAGCAATGACTGATCAGCATACTTGCATTGACGGGTTCTCTGATTTCAAGAATCAGAAAGATTTGAAGTCCAAGATTCAAGACTTGTTTACTCCGATCACTGGTATGATTGGTAATTGTTTGCCAATCATCACATATATGGAGAGTGTAACTGATGAGGATATAAAAACTGTTCAAGAACGGAAGAAGTTGGTTAAGTGGTTTCCAAGAAGCAGGTTTTACCCACGGATGGGTTCTAATATTAGGCCTAACATTGTTGTTGCTAGAGATGGGAGTGGTAATTGTAGCTTGATTGGCGAGGCTATAAAGATGGCACCAAATGGAAGCAGGCATAGATTTGTGATCAAGATCAAGGCGGGAGTGTATAATGAGACGGAAAATGTACCTAGAGAAAAGACTAATATCATGCTGATTGGAGATGGGATGAGCAAAACCATAATCACAGGGTCTAAAAACTTTGTTGATGGGTTTTCAACTTTTGATTCTGCTACTTTAAGTAAGTATTTCTAGCATGATTTCTTGTTTCTTAGATTGTTTTCTTTGTTTAGGGACCCTATGTTGCACGGAACCTTGTCGAATCTTATGTTTCGGCGTTTCATTTCCGTTTCAGAAATGATTCTGAAAGTCTAAAACTTTATATTTGTAACCTGTTTCGACATTTCCTATGTTGCACGAAATGAAAACACTATAATTAATGGGGAATGGTGAAATAAGACATTTTACAAGAATATGTGACAAATATAAAGTTTCGAAGTTAATAGATGCATTTCGGAAAGTAAAACGCCGAAATGTAGCACTCgagaagtttccgtgcaacatagcatTTGTCTGTTCTGAGACCTTGAGTAGTGATTGCTGTAATATCTTTCTCGAATTGTTTCAGCTGTGGCAGGTGACAGATTCCTAGCCAGAGACTTAACAATCATCAATACATCCGGGCCATATAAATTTCAAGCAGTAGCTGCAAGGGTTACCTCTAACTCCGCATTTTACCGCTGCAACTTCAGTTCATATCAGGACACACTTTTCGCTCACTCCCTTCGCCAATTCTACCGCGAATGCACAATCCAAGGCATGATTGTTGTTGCTTTGGATGGGAGTGGTAATTGTAGCTTGATTGGTGAGGCTATAGAGATGGCACCAAATGGAAGCAGGCACAGATTTGTGATCAAGGCGGGAGTGTATGATGAGACGGTGAATGTACCTAGAGAGAAGACTAATATCATGCTGATTGGAGATGGGATGAGCAGAACCGTAATCACAGGGTCTAAAAAATTCCTTGATGGGTTTTCAACTTTTGTTTCTGCTACATTAAGTAAGCTTCTTAGCatgatttcttgtttttttttttttttgggaccCTATGTTGCGGGGAACCTTATCGAATCTTATGTTTTGGCGTTTATTTCTGTTTCAGAAACGATTCTGAAAGTCTAAACCTTTATGTTTATAACCTTGTAAGAACTATTGTTTCTCCATTTCAACATTtcctatgttgcacggaaatgaAAACACTACAATGCGAAATGGTGAAATAATACTTTTTACAAGAAGATGTCACAAACATAAAGTTTGGAAGTTAATAGATGCATTTCGGAAAGTAAAACGCCGAAATGTAATAGTGGAGAATTTTTTTCGTGCAATGTAGAATTTTCCTATTTTGAGACCTTAAGTAGTGATTGATGTAATTGTTTTCTCTAATTGTTTCAGCTGCGGCAGGCGATAGATTCCTAGCCAGGGACTTAACAAACATGGATACCTGCAACTACATTTCATATCAGGATACACTTTTCGCTCATATCATGCTGATTGGAGATGGGATGAGTAGAACGGTAATCACAGGGTCTAAAAGCTTTGTTGATGGGTTTCCAACTTTTGATTCTGCTACCTTGAGTAAGCATTCTTACCATGATTTCTACTAGTTTCTTGCATTATTTCGTTGTTTTGGGACCCTATGTTGCACGAACCTTGTCaaattttatgtttcatttcCGTTTCAGGAATGATTAAGAAAATCTGAAACTTTAAATTTATGACCTTGTGTTTTGCTGTAATCCATTTCGACATTTGCCATGTTGCACggaaataaaaagtataatgGGAAATAGTGATATAATACTTTTTACAAAAATGTATAGTTTTGAAGTTAATAGATGCGATTTCAGAAAGTAAAATGCTGAAATGTAAGATTTGAGAAGTTTCCGCATTTTTCTGTTTTGAGACCTTGAGTAGTGATTGCTGTCTCGAATTGTTTCAGCAGTGGCAGGTGACAGATTCCTAGCCAGGGACTTAGCAATTATCAATACATCCGGACCGAACAAATATCAAGCAGTAGCTGCAAGAGTTACCTCTAACTCTGCATTTTATCGCTGCAACTTCAATTCATATCAGTATACACCAAATGGAAGCAGTGTGATCAAGATCAAGGCAGTACTAATGCTGATTGGAGATGTGATTAGCAGAACAATAATTGACTCTGCTACCTTAAGTAAGCATCCCTTCCATGATTTCTTTCTAGTTCTTACCTTTTTGGACTTGATATTCAGACTTTGAGTGTTTGCTCATATCAATTGTGTAGGGGCTACACAGTGCAGTGTCAATGATCCCCCCATTGATTTAAATGACTTTTGGGAATGGGCACTAATTGATATACAACCTGAACTAGAGCAAGATGCTCCAATCCAGCCTGAAAACAACCAAGCAAATGATGAAAATGGAGATGGTTATGGTTCcgatagcgatttaagtgacgCCCCCTCAAGCGGATCATTAGTTGAAGTACTAGTCGAAACAGCGGCATTCACCGATGAGGCATATGAGCTAGTAGCATCTTTTCGCGTGATGGATTTTGCTAATCTCACAGAGATTAATCAATTTGTAGAAGGAAGGGTAAACGCTTACACAGATGTGAAAGGATTACCACCAATAGAGACAGTTGAATATGTAGATAATGCAGATCATGAATTAGTTATGGAAACACTTACCTTGGAGGAAATTGCGTCGAGATTAAAATGGGTTTGGGTGGAACTCATTGGTGGCTAATTGTCAGAAAGTTTCATGTAACGTAGAAATTGAGAAAAACAACAGCAACTAAAGACTGTAAAGCCAGATTAGAGATATGTTTTGAATGAGCTATCATAATATAGTATTGACAAACTGAATACAAGAAAGAAAGGCCTAGTTAAACACTTAACAGTGATTTCATCTCAGCAAATCGCTCTAGCTTTGTAGGGTAATCCAAGTCTTCATCCGAAAGAATAAAATTAGCCATCTgcagaaaaataagaaaaaaatagtttcCAAAAGGACCAAAAGAAGCATCACAGTTGTATTGTTGATGTTGTACGAGAAAACACACCTCATCACTAATATGTGTTCGAGCACGGAAAGTGAGTCACTCGTGAATAAtaacagaaaataaaaagacCGTCAAACCTAGAACAAACTTACAGGCAAGATGGAAAAAAGTGATGGAAGAGTTGATGATGCTTGAGTTGAAAAACCTTGTGTCAACCAATAACAATACACTATGACTTGGATTAGACACCTGGCATGTCCCCCGGAGTAATGGAAGTTTCAAGTTATGAATCTACCTCACTAGGATTCTGTCTTCAACTGCATTGTTCGGACACAAACACCCAACGAAATGAAAATTACAACCAGGAAAACTATGTAAATAACAAATTCATGATATTGAACACTAACTAAAATCAGATGGGAACATGTTAGTAATTAGTAACCAAAAGTTACTAGACAACAGAATGAAGAGAGATTTGCTCAACCTGTTCTTCAATTCGCCATTTAGCTTCTCATTGTCGACGCAATATTCTTCGTGATAGCCTGCCTATTGCTGAATTAAGGGAAACAACCACTCATAAAAAAGATTCAGAATCTTGGAGAGGGAGGTCTCGTTcatggaaagtttggaaaaggAAGCCTTCAACTTCGACAGTTCCTATTCGTAGAGCCCTTAACACCATTCAAAAAGAGCTTAATTCTAGAAGTGTTATAAATATCACTGATAAGGATGCTAATCAGGATAATTCAATCACCAACCGCCAGGTTCCTATGGGAGCACATGATTTTTACAGCTGCAACGGACATTAACGGAGTTAACCAAAGTTCACAAATCTCTGAAACTCGTCCTCAAGCTTATGAAGATCAGCTGCTCAATGTTGCTTCTAACTCAGGTCCTGATGATGCTCTCAGTGATGAAAGTATTCATCAAGTTAATAATGCTTCCCATTCTTAGGCAGATTTGGCAGAAATTGCAGATGACTCCAATCAAGGATGGCATACAGCTTCCAAGAAGAAAAATAAGCAAAGTAAAAGCAGGCAATTGCTTACTAGTCTTCCAAAGCGTTCATCGAAATAAACTCAATTTATGAATTGCCTTTATTGGAATTGCAGGGGCATCGGTAATCCGAATACTCTTCGTATGCATTTTTCACAAGATTAATTTTCTTTGTCTTGCAGAACCTAAAGTTTCCATTCAAGCCAATATTCCTCTTGGCTTTTGGAGATcccttgggttatatttggttACTACTAGCATTGGCCCTATTGCTAATATTTGGGTTTTTGCTTCTCCTCATTTTATTTCTTCCTGGAATTGTCATACTCAGGATCAATGTGTCTCTATTGATTTTATCTTCAGAAATATTAATCATAGGGTGACTTTTGTTTATGCTAAGGCTTTAGCCTATTCTTGTCGTCGTCTTTGGCAGAATTTACGTGAGCTCTCAACTTCAGAGGATTATGTGACGGAGGTTTGGGTCACCAATACTATTAACCCTCATCCGATgattaatttacaaattaagcAAAAGTCTCTCAGGTACAAGCTTCATTCTTGGGATTGGCAAGTCCTTGGTAATATTTAGCAGGCAAAAAATGTTCTTCAAGATGTCCAAGATAATATTTGTCGCAATGGCTTTTCTGTTTCTCTTCATTTACAGGAAAGGAATTCAGTTTTAGATCGTTACTTGCTGCAACAAGAGATTCTTGCTAAAGATAAAAGTCGTATAAAATGGCTCGAGGCTGGAGATCGTAACACTTCTTTTTCCATGGCATTGCTAATAAAAAACCTTCGCTTGCGGGTATTCATATGTTAGAAATTGATAGTATTTTAACTGATGATCCCACTATCATTGAGAACCATGTCACCAATTTCTTTGCAAATTTATTTTCAGATGCAGCTGTGAATGACAATTCTGGTCACGATTCGCTTATTCGAGATTGCATTCCTTCTATTATTTCTGAAGGTAATAATGACATGCTTGTTGCTATTCCAACAGATGAGGAAATTCGTTCTACTATCTTCGGAATGGATTCTTCTAGTGCGCCAGGCCCTAACGGTTCACTGGTGTCTTCTTCAAAGAGTGTTGGGATATCATTAAACCTGATCTTATCAAGGCTATCCgccattatttttttatcgcGGGTGAGATTGTTCCTGGcattaattctaatttaatGATTCTCATTCCTAAAATTGAGCATGCTATTACTATTGATAAATTTCGTCCAGTTGTTCTGTCTAACTTTATTTAATGAGTTTTTCATTTGTCGAGTTGCTTAGGGGGTGCCAGCCTAGCTTAGCTGATATTTCTAGATGCATCTCCGACGATTAACTTGCTCGAatcttaaagaaaaaaaaaaagagatttgTATCATTCCAAGATGAAGCTTCCTTCATAAGAATACACTGGGGCTTGGATTAGAGAAGGATTTATATGATCCTAAGAATCAGAAGCGGTCAACATAAATAAGACATTTTTATTATAGCAGACAAGAAAtgtaattgtaaaataaaaaataccttGGCTCATTGTTTGAAGCATAGTAAAATTGAAATCAAGATTACATAAGACTAAATATGAGATCAAGATAACATAAAGACTAAAAATGAGATCAAGATTGCATAAAGACTAAAAATGAGATCAAGATTGCATAAAGACTAAATATGAGATCAAGATTATATCAGACTAATTATGAGATGGGAATGAAAGAATTGGAGTTGGCCAATATGGAACCGGAAGCACAACGACATTGTGTATGCCGAGATTGGATGTGTCGCAATCATACTTGTTCCAAGTATCGGTTCTTAAATTGCACGAAACTACAGAACACTTATCCATATTCAAATAGATAGTGTCCGGATCATTAGGAGAGACGCCTATCACCTTTCCAATAAATTTGCCTTGCGTAATGGATCTATTCCTTAGATCATTAGGCATATTCATATTCCTTAAATCGACTTGGATAATTGAAAACTTTCTGAGAGTATAAATTTCCTTAATTATCATCCGAGTTTTGTAGACTTTAAATAAACGCAATGAGTCGCGACCTAGACCAAGGTGCATCCAAGTTGTTCTTTTAGGTAAAAAACGAAAGCACCTGCGCCTGTAGGCTGAATAGTAGAATATCCCATTTTTGACGAGCCAGTACATTTTATTGCGGTGAGGAACAGCAGGAGAGATGAGCGAAGACTCGTTCACTATCACATCCGCTGCTATAAATCCCGTAACAGCATCGGACCATTGTTTGCTTTCCGATGTAAAATATTTGGCGAGAAATGCTTGTTTAAGGTGAGGACGACTTAGAATTGGACCGTAATCAAAAACAGCAACCACCTCAAACTTAAACTCGGAATTAATAGCACCAGCAGAGCAATAGTAAGGCTGACATGTGAAACCGGCAAGTAACGGTCTGGAAGGAAGAGGAGGGAGTTCAGCAAAGTGGTTTGTAAAAGGATTGCAAATATAACATATCAACTTCTCCACATCAAGGCATAAGCATAAATCATTGCAGGAACCCACAATTTGAACATTGTCAGGTTTCTCGTGATCGAAACACGGCAAGAAACTAAGGGAAGGCTTAGCCTGCAAACAATCAGGTTGGGCCTGGGGAGTTAAATTCCCAAAGCTGCCGAACAGTAACTCCGGTGGTGGTGGTTGGTGGCGGTTTTGGTGAGCTATGAAGCCACTGACAAAATCAGGATTTGAAATAAGATTGAACCACCGTTTGCACACTGACTTGCAGACGAAAGTAGACTTGCAAGTAATTCGATTAAGGATTTCTGATAAACTATCATCCGTGAGATCGGTAATACATGTTGTACTGCTCATTCTTGATGCTTcctctaaaatatatataaaataaattagttagcTTCAATAATCCAAAAACTTTCAATCAGAATTTATTAGTTTACATCCTGAAACTAAGAATCATTAAAACCAATCTAAATTACGATTTTATACAGTTTAATCCAAAAAACATAAACGGTCAACACTCAATTTACAAATAATGAAATCGTAGCTTGCAAAAAAGAATACCTGAATCCATATAGAACAAATTGCTGGTTTGCTGCACCTTCTTAAGGAAGCCCTAGTCTCAAAGAGTTTTTATAGCAAAAGAGTTACGTGTTTAGGATGAACATACTCTCTAAtctattaaatcaaaaattaatgataattatcttataatctattaaattaaaaatcagtgataattatttaataaaagtttaagtaGTTTGAAAATGTTCTAGTTTTCTATTCCATgtcatcgggtttaatttttaaatatatcgttttttaatttaatatataaaattatttaaattatttttaaatactctaatcgaattatataaatttattttatttatattaaaaaaactataatttaatatatatatatatatatatatatatatattaaataaatcataaatttatcataaaaactatctaaataaattaaaactaaatattgcttcttataaaaataaattattaatatttttattaaatattatataatataatatatttataatttaataaataaaaacaaaaattataccCTTTACAGTCACTTTATATCTAAATAGCAACAGTTAatcaaatctcaccaaacacgtATGATCTATCAGTTACCAGCCAATAGTTATCAGCAACAGCTAACAGTTACTAGTTACAAAAAACAACTGAACCAAACAGGCCCTTAAAAGGATAActatatgattttgattttgcaTATAGCAAAATCTTGAAACAATAGCAATCGgccatttaaaatcaaaaatcatcaCAAGAAAATttgaatgaataaataaatactaaaaaggtgattaattagtaaataattGATATGATAGCTCGGAACAAAAGAGTCTTCTGAAAGACATCTACACCAACATAAATAAAAACgccataatcaaattatatttttgtaaaagagAAATACTCACGTGCGCATATATACACAccaaaaattactattttttcacccaaaaaaaattataggcaCCGTTTGAATTGGGAGTTTTTTGAAATCTATAgattttaacaaaatcgatgtattctaaatcaatggaatttaaatcaaTAGATTGTAAAATTTCATCGTTTAgattgaaaacaaaattaatggattttaacataattttccTTCCACTCTTATTTGGTTCAATAACTGCGATCCATGGTATCAGTTAGATATTTAAACACTAATTACTGTATAGTAAAGACAATTTTTCTATAACATAGAAtcaaaattaatactaaaaattaaaataatattttatgcttTTTTTTACACAAAACATACCTATTGATAAATCTAAAACATGAAAAATTTGTATAGAACATATCTAT is a window of Mercurialis annua linkage group LG2, ddMerAnnu1.2, whole genome shotgun sequence DNA encoding:
- the LOC126667334 gene encoding pectinesterase 3-like isoform X1 codes for the protein MEMWEQTLYELEQAPDDPEMARKHFSLVSNEKKQEFTPNHIINMACTRTLYPSLCFNTLSSIQIPKNSATFGHILEFTINETEKSVATARKHVTGLLGFQDLISQEKIALKDCLEMLDQTRYELEQAPDDLHAFYASNLKTLLSAAMTDQHTCIDGFSDFKNQKDLKSKIQDLFTPITGMIGNCLPIITYMESVTDEDIKTVQERKKLVKWFPRSRFYPRMGSNIRPNIVVARDGSGNCSLIGEAIKMAPNGSRHRFVIKIKAGVYNETENVPREKTNIMLIGDGMSKTIITGSKNFVDGFSTFDSATLTVAGDRFLARDLTIINTSGPYKFQAVAARVTSNSAFYRCNFSSYQDTLFAHSLRQFYRECTIQGMIVVALDGSGNCSLIGEAIEMAPNGSRHRFVIKAGVYDETVNVPREKTNIMLIGDGMSRTVITGSKKFLDGFSTFVSATLTAAGDRFLARDLTNMDTCNYISYQDTLFAHIMLIGDGMSRTVITGSKSFVDGFPTFDSATLTVAGDRFLARDLAIINTSGPNKYQAVAARVTSNSAFYRCNFNSYQYTPNGSSVIKIKAVLMLIGDVISRTIIDSATLRATQCSVNDPPIDLNDFWEWALIDIQPELEQDAPIQPENNQANDENGDGYGSDSDLSDAPSSGSLVEVLVETAAFTDEAYELVASFRVMDFANLTEINQFVEGRVNAYTDVKGLPPIETVEYVDNADHELVMETLTLEEIASRLKWVWVELIGG
- the LOC126667334 gene encoding pectinesterase 3-like isoform X2 yields the protein MEMWEQTLYELEQAPDDPEMARKHFSLVSNEKKQEFTPNHIINMACTRTLYPSLCFNTLSSIQIPKNSATFGHILEFTINETEKSVATARKHVTGLLGFQDLISQEKIALKDCLEMLDQTRYELEQAPDDLHAFYASNLKTLLSAAMTDQHTCIDGFSDFKNQKDLKSKIQDLFTPITGMIGNCLPIITYMESVTDEDIKTVQERKKLVKWFPRSRFYPRMGSNIRPNIVVARDGSGNCSLIGEAIKMAPNGSRHRFVIKIKAGVYNETENVPREKTNIMLIGDGMSKTIITGSKNFVDGFSTFDSATLTVAGDRFLARDLTIINTSGPYKFQAVAARVTSNSAFYRCNFSSYQDTLFAHSLRQFYRECTIQGMIVVALDGSGNCSLIGEAIEMAPNGSRHRFVIKAGVYDETVNVPREKTNIMLIGDGMSRTVITGSKKFLDGFSTFVSATLTAAGDRFLARDLTNMDTCNYISYQDTLFAHIMLIGDGMSRTVITGSKSFVDGFPTFDSATLMAGDRFLARDLAIINTSGPNKYQAVAARVTSNSAFYRCNFNSYQYTPNGSSVIKIKAVLMLIGDVISRTIIDSATLRATQCSVNDPPIDLNDFWEWALIDIQPELEQDAPIQPENNQANDENGDGYGSDSDLSDAPSSGSLVEVLVETAAFTDEAYELVASFRVMDFANLTEINQFVEGRVNAYTDVKGLPPIETVEYVDNADHELVMETLTLEEIASRLKWVWVELIGG
- the LOC126667340 gene encoding uncharacterized protein LOC126667340; this translates as MDSEEASRMSSTTCITDLTDDSLSEILNRITCKSTFVCKSVCKRWFNLISNPDFVSGFIAHQNRHQPPPPELLFGSFGNLTPQAQPDCLQAKPSLSFLPCFDHEKPDNVQIVGSCNDLCLCLDVEKLICYICNPFTNHFAELPPLPSRPLLAGFTCQPYYCSAGAINSEFKFEVVAVFDYGPILSRPHLKQAFLAKYFTSESKQWSDAVTGFIAADVIVNESSLISPAVPHRNKMYWLVKNGIFYYSAYRRRCFRFLPKRTTWMHLGLGRDSLRLFKVYKTRMIIKEIYTLRKFSIIQVDLRNMNMPNDLRNRSITQGKFIGKVIGVSPNDPDTIYLNMDKCSVVSCNLRTDTWNKYDCDTSNLGIHNVVVLPVPYWPTPILSFPSHN